A window of Pusillimonas sp. DMV24BSW_D genomic DNA:
GAAGAGGGGGATTTTTGCCGCATAAGTTCGGTGACCCGGTCTAACAGGTGTTCGGGCACAATCAGTTTGGTGCGTAACGACAGGAAACGTTCAATGATAAGGGCAAGGCCCAGCACTGATGTCACAATCAGCAGCCAGATTGGCCAGCCGGCGTCATGAATGATTTGCAGCAAAACAGATCTCCGGACAATTATCCAATTCGATGGAACAGGGAAGCGCCCATTTTAAGCCGGAAGCGCCGGACAGCAACAATAAAGCCTCTGGAAAGTGATAGTTATCAAATTGTAACCTAGGAAATTTAGGCGTTTTGGAGGACAGATTGGCGTGAATAAAGGGTTTGCGAAGGGTATCCACAGAAACTGTGGATAATTTTGTGCAAAAGTATAGGCAACGCGTTGTTTTACGTGGTCTGGCAGTTCAGTGGTCAATAATCAGTCATTTCTTTGAAATATATAAAATTATTTATAATCAATGGCTTATATTGATAATTTAAAGTTTGATAAAAGATTATCCCCTAATCGGCTTGATATACGGCCAATTTGACATTCCCGGCTTTTCTGTGGATAGAAGTTACTTTTAAGGTCCGAGTCAGGGACGAATGCTATGATCAAGGCTAAGCTTTGTTTTTTTCCTCTGTTATTTGGCCTACGGCGTTTTTTTGCATTGAAATTTACACAAAGTTACAAATGTTAAGCCATTAGCCAAATCAAAATCATGCCGCCTGATTCTCTTGTTTTCACAAATGGTTCTACCCCAGCCGATTCGATCCTGACGGTAAGTCAATTGAATCGTGCGGTGGGTGCATTGCTTGAAGGGCACTTTGCGCGCATTTGGGTAAAAGGGGAAATTTCCAACTTCACTCAGGCAGCGTCCGGGCATTGGTACTTCACCATTAAAGACGACCGGGCGGCCGTGCGGGCCGTTATGTTTCGGGGGCGGGCGCAAACTGTTGGTCTCGTTCCCCGCGTTGGCGAGCAGTTCGAGTTTCGAGCGGTCGTTACATTGTACGAACCGCGTGGCGATTACCAACTGCAAATCGACACCCTGCGTCGGGCGGGTCAAGGTGATTTGCACGAGGCTTTTTTAAGGCTTAAGGCGAAACTGGAGTCGGAGGGTTTGTTTGATCCGGCACGTAAACGGCCGATACCGACCATGCCCAAGGCGGTGGGTGTAGTGACGTCGTTGGCTGCGGCTGCGTTGCGCGATGTGCTCACGTCATTCGCGCGTCGGGCTCCGCATATTTCCGTTGTGGTTTACCCTGCGCCGGTTCAAGGAGCCGATGCGCCTGCGGCTTTGGTGCAGGCGTTGGAAACCGCATACAGTCGGGCCGAGGTCGACGTGATCCTGTTGGTTCGAGGCGGGGGCAGTTTGGAAGATCTTTGGGCATTTAACGACGAGGCGCTGGCCCGAACGGTTGTGGCTAGCCCGGTCCCGGTGATTTGCGGGGTGGGTCATGAAACAGATTTCAGTATTGCCGATTTTGTGGCCGATTTGCGAGCACCCACACCCACTGCCGCCGCCGAGCTTTCGTGTGCGCCGCGCCAGGCCTTGCTGGAGCAAACCTTTGAATTTCATCGCGCGTTATCGCGGCACCAGCAACGGTTACTTGAGCGCCTTTCAATGCGGCTCGACCGTGCAATGTCACAATTGGTGTCACCCCGTCAGCGTTTGAATCAGCAGCGCGAAGGTTTGCAGTCGCTTGCCGCGCGCCTGCATCGTGCCGCCCGCAGAAATACCGAGCTTGAAGCGGCACGGTTGAATTTGTTAAAAACACGCTTGAATGCCGCGTTACCGTCGGTTGCGCGTCGGCGCCAGGAGCTTGATCGTTTAACCCAGCGCCTGGCGGCAGTGGGTTCACGCCAGTTTCGCCGGCCTCGGGCGCGGCTTGAGGCCGCGGAACAAACGCTGCAGGCGCTTAGCCCGAAGCATATTCTGGCGCGTGGTTATGCTCTGGTTCGCGACCAGAACGGGGTTCTGGTTAAAAATGCGTTAGACTTGAACGCAGGCGACCGGCTGTTGCTTGAGCTGGCTCAGGGCGCGGCCGATGTCGAAGTATTGAAAACGCGCAGCCTGTTATAGAAACGCTTAAAATATAGCGTTAACACAGGCTTTGTGATGTATTGTTCATTCACCTTTTATAAGGAAATTGATTATGGCTTTTACGCTTCCTGAACTGCCTTACGCGCTCGACGCGTTGGAACCCACCATTTCGAAAGAAACACTCGAGTTCCATTACGGCAAACATCACCAAACTTATGTCACGAACCTGAATAATCTGGTTGCCGGAACCGAGTTTGAATCGGCTTCCCTGGAAGATATTGTCAAAAAATCTTCCGGTGGTGTCTTCAACAACGCAGCCCAGGTTTGGAACCACACTTTTTACTGGAACAGCATGTCGCCCAATGGTGGTGGTGAGCCTTCCGGTAAGTTGGCCGAAGCCATCAATGCCAAATGGGGCAGCGTTGCCGCATTCAAAGAAGCCTTCAACAAGTCGGCCGCCGGCAACTTCGGCTCGGGCTGGACCTGGCTGGTAAAAAAATCCGACGGCTCGCTCGATATCGTGAACACAAGCAATGCCGCTACACCGCTTACGACATCTGATGCGCCGCTGCTAACCTGTGACGTATGGGAACACGCTTACTATATCGATTACCGTAATGCGCGTCCCAAGTATCTGGAAAGCTTCTGGAATGTGGTGAACTGGGATTTCGCGGCCAAGAACCTGGGTTAATATCAGGGGGGCAGTTTTCTCTGCAGCGCATTTTTCACTGATTTATTTCAGTGCTCCAACCCCTGCTGCGCGCTGCGTGGCAGGGTTTGTTTTTTCAAAACCCTCAGGTTTTCATCATGACTAAACAAGCATTTATCTGCGACGCTGTTCGCACCCCTTTTGGTCGCTATGGCGGCGCTTTGTCGTCTGTACGCACCGACGACCTCGCTGCGATTCCTCTAAAGGCGCTCATGGAGCGTCATCCCAACGTTGATTGGGCGCAACTCGACGATGTGATCTACGGCTGCGCCAATCAGGCGGGTGAGGATAACCGTAACGTGGCGCGTATGGCGGCATTGTTGGCGGGCTTGCCTCATACAGTGCCCGGTTCAACCGTCAATCGCCTGTGCGGCTCCAGTCTCGATTCTCTTGGCTCGGCTGCGCGCGCCATTCGGTCGGGTGATGTTGATTTCATGATTGCCGGTGGGGTTGAAAGCATGAGCCGTGCGCCGTTCGTCATGGGGAAAGCTGAGACCGCGTTTTCCCGCAGTGCTTCCATTTATGACACCACCATTGGCTGGCGTTTCGTCAACAAGCTCATGAAGCAGCAATATGGTGTGGATTCCATGCCCGAGACGGCGGAAAACGTAGCTGATCAGTTCAAGGTTTCGCGCGAAGATCAAGACAAATTTGCGCTGGCCAGCCAAACCAAAACCGCTGCCGCTCAGAAGCAAGGCATTTTCAAAGATGAAATTGTTTCGGTCACCATTCCGCAGCGCAAGGGCGATCCGGTGGTGGTGGATACCGACGAGCACCCTCGGGAAACGTCGATGGAAGCATTGG
This region includes:
- the xseA gene encoding exodeoxyribonuclease VII large subunit encodes the protein MPPDSLVFTNGSTPADSILTVSQLNRAVGALLEGHFARIWVKGEISNFTQAASGHWYFTIKDDRAAVRAVMFRGRAQTVGLVPRVGEQFEFRAVVTLYEPRGDYQLQIDTLRRAGQGDLHEAFLRLKAKLESEGLFDPARKRPIPTMPKAVGVVTSLAAAALRDVLTSFARRAPHISVVVYPAPVQGADAPAALVQALETAYSRAEVDVILLVRGGGSLEDLWAFNDEALARTVVASPVPVICGVGHETDFSIADFVADLRAPTPTAAAELSCAPRQALLEQTFEFHRALSRHQQRLLERLSMRLDRAMSQLVSPRQRLNQQREGLQSLAARLHRAARRNTELEAARLNLLKTRLNAALPSVARRRQELDRLTQRLAAVGSRQFRRPRARLEAAEQTLQALSPKHILARGYALVRDQNGVLVKNALDLNAGDRLLLELAQGAADVEVLKTRSLL
- the sodB gene encoding superoxide dismutase [Fe]; translation: MAFTLPELPYALDALEPTISKETLEFHYGKHHQTYVTNLNNLVAGTEFESASLEDIVKKSSGGVFNNAAQVWNHTFYWNSMSPNGGGEPSGKLAEAINAKWGSVAAFKEAFNKSAAGNFGSGWTWLVKKSDGSLDIVNTSNAATPLTTSDAPLLTCDVWEHAYYIDYRNARPKYLESFWNVVNWDFAAKNLG
- the pcaF gene encoding 3-oxoadipyl-CoA thiolase, which codes for MTKQAFICDAVRTPFGRYGGALSSVRTDDLAAIPLKALMERHPNVDWAQLDDVIYGCANQAGEDNRNVARMAALLAGLPHTVPGSTVNRLCGSSLDSLGSAARAIRSGDVDFMIAGGVESMSRAPFVMGKAETAFSRSASIYDTTIGWRFVNKLMKQQYGVDSMPETAENVADQFKVSREDQDKFALASQTKTAAAQKQGIFKDEIVSVTIPQRKGDPVVVDTDEHPRETSMEALARLKPVVRPDGTVTAGNASGVNDGACAMLVASEESASKLGLTPKARVVAMATAGVEPRIMGIGPAPASEKVLQVADLTIDQMDVIELNEAFAAQGLATLRMLNVADDDPRVNPYGGAIALGHPLGASGARLATTAMYHLHRTGGRYALCTMCIGVGQGIAVILERV